TCCCCAGCGAACGATAGCAAACAAAACGCTACCAACGATCGATGGCGTTACGAGCAACGGTGGTAGCATCGTTGCCGATGAAAAACATCACGCCGGTGATCGTTACAAAGGGATCGAAAAAGTGCTGCGCTCGGACGGGTTTAAGCTAACCGATGAGAAACACCAGCGCGACCTGTTCGAGGAGACGCTGCGGGCCACGACGAACGATGTGGTGCTGTACCTGCACGGAAATACGGCATCGCGCGGCGCTCCGCACCGGGTCGAGCTGTACCAGATGCTACGGGCGCTGAACTACCACGTGATAGCGATCGACTACCGTGGGTACGGTGATTCGGCCAACCTGTCCCCGTCCGAGCTGGGCGTCGTGTACGATGCGCTGGCCGTGTATCAGTACATCACGAGCATCACCAACAATCCGGTCTACCTGTGGGGCCATTCGCTCGGCACGGGCGTTTCCACGCATCTGCTGTCGCTGCTGACCGAGATGAGCCTGCCCGGGCCGAAAGCGGTCGTACTGGAGAGTCCGTTTAACAACATCAAGGAAGAGATATGTGCCCATCCATTTTCAAAGGTGAGCGATCGGTTGTATGTGCTTGCGGAGTTGATTATAAATGACCATTGCGCTCCTGTTTTTTCTTTGTAGTTATACCGTCACCTGCCATGGTTCGACTACCTGATCTCCAGACCAATGTACAAGAATAAGCTGCGCTTCGAGTCCGACCAGCATATTGCCGAGTTCCGTCAGCCGGTGCTGATACTGCACGCGGAGGACGATCTCGTGGTGCCATTTGAATTAGGCTATAAGGTAAGTGTAATGGGCGCTCCACGCTCCCATCAACATGGCTGTTGCAGTAGTACAGCTTTCTTCTACTCCCCCCCACCAGCTTTACCGCAAAGCGCTAGACACGCGGGGCAAATCGTGGGGCCCGATCGAGTTCCATCGGTTCGAGCAGAGCAGCCACTACGGCCACAAGTACATCTGCCGGGCGCCGAATCTGCCCGAGATATTGTGCGCTTTTTCCACGCGTACCGCGACGCACAATACTGAGGTGAGAGGAGACAATTGTGGGAAATTGCAAAGTTGCATATAAGTTACTCGTTTTTTTTACGTTAGTCCGTAGTTAAGTGGACTGAgtgaaaaggaaggaaatgcTTTCGCAAGGTGTTTATGCTGTGTACCGTGTAGTGGCGCGTACCGCAGTTGACCAAATGTTGCAACACATCGTTCGAATTTAGCCAGTGTCAGGGTTTATTATGTACATGGAGAAATGTTCGATTTCCCCCCCGCGGAAAGTAATTAGATATAACGGCGTGTATTTCGGTCGATTTAGCTTA
This genomic interval from Anopheles merus strain MAF chromosome 3L, AmerM5.1, whole genome shotgun sequence contains the following:
- the LOC121598436 gene encoding lysophosphatidylserine lipase ABHD12 isoform X2, which codes for MYWSVKRRALKRIGRCTCAVAVLLFLVGFVILPIIFKYSYALQKSILFLTFITYPPNLDLKRPEKSGLYATRNFYVNHHDHEEDLEVNVAVWHVLPLDLVRRYAKELHVDERTIANKTLPTIDGVTSNGGSIVADEKHHAGDRYKGIEKVLRSDGFKLTDEKHQRDLFEETLRATTNDVVLYLHGNTASRGAPHRVELYQMLRALNYHVIAIDYRGYGDSANLSPSELGVVYDALAVYQYITSITNNPVYLWGHSLGTGVSTHLLSLLTEMSLPGPKAVVLESPFNNIKEEICAHPFSKLYRHLPWFDYLISRPMYKNKLRFESDQHIAEFRQPVLILHAEDDLVVPFELGYKLYRKALDTRGKSWGPIEFHRFEQSSHYGHKYICRAPNLPEILCAFSTRTATHNTEVRGDNCGKLQSCI
- the LOC121598436 gene encoding lysophosphatidylserine lipase ABHD12 isoform X3, with the translated sequence MMPLCRKIGRCTCAVAVLLFLVGFVILPIIFKYSYALQKSILFLTFITYPPNLDLKRPEKSGLYATRNFYVNHHDHEEDLEVNVAVWHVLPLDLVRRYAKELHVDERTIANKTLPTIDGVTSNGGSIVADEKHHAGDRYKGIEKVLRSDGFKLTDEKHQRDLFEETLRATTNDVVLYLHGNTASRGAPHRVELYQMLRALNYHVIAIDYRGYGDSANLSPSELGVVYDALAVYQYITSITNNPVYLWGHSLGTGVSTHLLSLLTEMSLPGPKAVVLESPFNNIKEEICAHPFSKLYRHLPWFDYLISRPMYKNKLRFESDQHIAEFRQPVLILHAEDDLVVPFELGYKLYRKALDTRGKSWGPIEFHRFEQSSHYGHKYICRAPNLPEILCAFSTRTATHNTEVRGDNCGKLQSCI
- the LOC121598436 gene encoding lysophosphatidylserine lipase ABHD12 isoform X1; translated protein: MIHDPTHPSSAGTVRVCGVNRVTLKCPLAWCLACVCVSLCVPCDDPVLFLNPILSYPPNPNTPPCRGILAVTEDRTFSTLNFKGTRREIIPHQHRMAMFDLDRLITDLFKTTVLPGIAIGLWLTDLIGRCTCAVAVLLFLVGFVILPIIFKYSYALQKSILFLTFITYPPNLDLKRPEKSGLYATRNFYVNHHDHEEDLEVNVAVWHVLPLDLVRRYAKELHVDERTIANKTLPTIDGVTSNGGSIVADEKHHAGDRYKGIEKVLRSDGFKLTDEKHQRDLFEETLRATTNDVVLYLHGNTASRGAPHRVELYQMLRALNYHVIAIDYRGYGDSANLSPSELGVVYDALAVYQYITSITNNPVYLWGHSLGTGVSTHLLSLLTEMSLPGPKAVVLESPFNNIKEEICAHPFSKLYRHLPWFDYLISRPMYKNKLRFESDQHIAEFRQPVLILHAEDDLVVPFELGYKLYRKALDTRGKSWGPIEFHRFEQSSHYGHKYICRAPNLPEILCAFSTRTATHNTESVVKWTE